A segment of the Georgenia sp. M64 genome:
CCTCGCCGCCCGCGGCCAGCGGGGGAGCGTCCGCGTCCTGCACGACGTCGAGGAGGCAGTCACCGGCGCCCACGTCGTCTACACCGACGCCTGGCCTGCGGCGGCACGCTCGGTCGGCCGGCGTCGGCTCTCGTTCGAGCCGTACCGCGTCACCACCGAGATGCTCGACATCGCCGGCCCGCAGGCCCTGCTCATGCACGCGATGCCCGTGCGGCGCGGGGACGAGGTCACCGCGGAGGCCTTCGCCGACCCCCGCTCCATCACGCTCGCCGCCAAGCGCAACCTCTCCGCCACGCACGCGGCGATCGTCGAGCGGGCCCTGGAGGGCTGAGCGCCCGATGTCAGACCCCTCTGACAGGCTTCGCACAGAGGTTCGAACTCTCGGTTCGGCCCCGCGAGCCAGGGGAGTGGGACATGACTGTCGACGACGGGATCGGCACGCTCGAGATCGAGCTGGCGGAGCTTGCGCAGGGCCTCACCGAGCCAGGTCCGGGGGAGTGCCTGCAGTGCTTCACCAACCGGATGCTCGTGGAGTTCGGGTGCGACTGCTCGCTGCGGTGGGCACGCCGCTGGCGTGAGGTCCGGGCGCCGCGGGCGTACCGGCTCCTCGAGCGTCTGGGGCGGCGCGGCGCCTACTGCGACTGCGAGATCTTCCTCAACGGCTGGGACGTCACGGTCGAGCCCGTCGTGGATCCCGCGACCGGTGACTCGCGGTGGCCCGAGGAGGTCGACGGCTGCCGGGGCGTCCGCACGGGTTCGACCCGGCCGTGCAGCCTGTGGGCGGAACGTCGGCGGTGAGGGGTCCCGGGCGGTCGCCACAGGTGTGCGCGGCGGCCGCGGGCCGTCACCGCGGGCAACCGGCCGGCGGGGGCTCAGGCCCGCTCGAGGGCGCGGAGCCGCGCGGCCTGGCGGGTGAGGTGCTCGCGCTCGGCGAGACTGGGCGTCAGCCGAGCCGCCTCGGCGTAGAGCCGTGCCGCTCCCGCCAGGTCGCCGTCGTGCTCGTGGAGGTACGCACGGACGGCGGTGTGCCGGGGCAGGGCGGGGTCGAGTCCCTCGAGGGCCGCCAGTCCTGCTCGTGCGCCGTCGGCCTCACCGACCGCGACCGCCCGGTTGAGGCGGGCCACCGGGCTGGCGGTGAGTCGCACCAGCTCGTCGTACCACTGGACGATCTGCACCCAGTCCGTCTCCGCCACGGATGCTGCGTCGGCGTGGAGCGCGGCGATGGCGGCCTGTGCCTGGAACTCGCCCAGCCGGTCGCGGGCGAGCGCGGCCTGCAGCACGCCGACACCCTCGGCGATCATCGCGGTGTCCCAGCTGCTCCGGTCCTGCTCCCGCAGCGCGACGAGAGTGCCGTCGGGGCCGGTCCGTGCCGGCCGACGCGCGTGGTGGAGCAGCATGAGGGCGAGGAGGCCCGCCACCTCTTCGTCCTCGGTCATCGCGGCGAGCCGACGGGTGAGTCGGATGGCCTCGGCCTCGAGGTCGATGTCGCCCGAGTAGCCCTCGTTGAAGACG
Coding sequences within it:
- a CDS encoding DUF2695 domain-containing protein — encoded protein: MTVDDGIGTLEIELAELAQGLTEPGPGECLQCFTNRMLVEFGCDCSLRWARRWREVRAPRAYRLLERLGRRGAYCDCEIFLNGWDVTVEPVVDPATGDSRWPEEVDGCRGVRTGSTRPCSLWAERRR
- a CDS encoding DUF6596 domain-containing protein; amino-acid sequence: MDEALLRSLTPAVIGILGGRGASFAAAEDAVQEALLEALRVWPAAPPRDPKAWLVTVAWRKLLDEVRAEASRRRREVRVDAEPAPGPATGTDDTLWLYFLCAHPSLSPTSAVALTLRAVGGLTTRQIARAYLVPEATMAQRICRAKRTVADVRFDRPGDLGTVLRVLYLVFNEGYSGDIDLEAEAIRLTRRLAAMTEDEEVAGLLALMLLHHARRPARTGPDGTLVALREQDRSSWDTAMIAEGVGVLQAALARDRLGEFQAQAAIAALHADAASVAETDWVQIVQWYDELVRLTASPVARLNRAVAVGEADGARAGLAALEGLDPALPRHTAVRAYLHEHDGDLAGAARLYAEAARLTPSLAEREHLTRQAARLRALERA